In a genomic window of Scyliorhinus torazame isolate Kashiwa2021f chromosome 5, sScyTor2.1, whole genome shotgun sequence:
- the LOC140420261 gene encoding uncharacterized protein translates to MEKPWKCGDCGKGFRSPSVLEVHRRSHTGERPFICSVCRKGFTQFSHLHTHQRVHTGEKPFTCSQCEKGFSQLSDLRAHQRVHTGERPFTCSRCGKRFTRLSDLNKHHRVHTGEKQFTCSVCGKGFRELSSLRSHQRVHTGEKPFTCSQCEKEFARLDNLRTHQRIHTGEKPFTCPQCGKGFSELSSLRRHQRVHTGEKPFTCSQCGNGFNRLSQLRVHGRIHTGDRPFSCSQCGKGFSDPSHLLKHQQIHTGERPFTCPQCGKAFTRLFTLQSHQRVHTGERPFTCSQCGKGFTQLSSLNSHQRIHTGERPFTCSQCGKGFCDSSHLLRHQQVHK, encoded by the coding sequence atggagaaaccgtggaaatgtggggactgtgggaagggattcagatccccatctgtgctggaagttcaccgacgcagtcacactggggagaggccgttcatctgctctgtgtgtaggaagggattcactcagttctcccacctgcacacacaccagcgagttcacactggagagaagccattcacctgctctcagtgtgagaagggattcagtcagttatctgacctgcgggcacaccagcgagttcacactggggagaggccattcacctgctctcgctgtgggaagagattcactcggttatccgacCTGAATAAACACcaccgcgttcacactggggagaaacagttcacctgctctgtgtgtgggaagggattccgtgagttatccagcctgaggtcacaccagcgagttcacactggggagaagccgttcacctgttctcagtgtgagaaggaattcGCTCGGTTAGACAACCtacggacacaccagcgaattcacactggggagaagccattcacctgccctcagtgtgggaagggattcagtgagttatccagcctgcggagacaccagcgagttcacactggggagaagccgttcacctgttctcagtgtgggaacggattcaaTCGGTTATCCCAACTGAGGGTTCACggacgaattcacactggggataggccgttttcctgctctcagtgtgggaagggattcagtgatccatcccacctcctgaaacaccagcaaattcacactggggagaggccattcacctgcccacaATGTGGGAAAGCATTCACTCGGTTATttaccctgcagtcacaccagcgagttcacactggggagaggccgttcacctgctctcagtgtgggaagggattcactcagttatccagcctgaactcTCATCAgagaattcatactggggagaggccgttcacttgctctcaatgtgggaagggattttgtgattcatcgcacctgctaagacaccaacaagttcacaagtga
- the LOC140420270 gene encoding uncharacterized protein: protein SILEIHKDTLTVEKPWKCGDCGKGFRWPSELEIHRRSHTGERPFTCSVCGNGFTQLSDLQKHQLVHTGERPFICSQCGKRFNRLSNLQTHQRVHTGERPFTCSQCGQGFSHLSSLQNHQRVHTGERPFTCSQCAKEFTHLGNLQRHQRVHTGEKPFTCSQCGKGFRHSSSLQNHQRVHTGEWPFTCSQCAKGYAQLSSLRIHQRVHTGERPFTCSQCGKGFTQISHLRSHQRVHTGERPFTCSQCGKGFTQLSSLQTHQRVHTGERSFTCSQCGKGFCVSSHLLRHQQVHK from the coding sequence tccatccTGGAGATACACAAGGACACCCTCActgtggagaaaccatggaaatgtggggactgtgggaagggatttagatggccatctgagctggaaattcatagacgtagtcacactggggagagacctttcacttgctctgtatgtgggaatggtttcactcaattatctgacctgcagaaacaccaactcgttcacactggagagaggccattcatttgctctcagtgtgggaagagattcaatcggttatccaatctgcagacacaccagcgagttcacactggggagaggccgttcacctgctctcagtgtgggcagggattcaGTCATTTATCTAGCTtgcagaatcaccagcgagttcatactggcgagaggccgttcacctgctctcagtgtgcgaagGAATTCACTCACTTAgggaacctgcagagacaccagcgagttcacactggggagaaaccgttcacctgctctcagtgtgggaagggattcagacattcatccagcctgcagaatcaccagcgagttcacactggagagtggcctttcacctgctctcaatgtgcaaAGGGATatgctcagttatccagcctgaggatacaccagcgagttcacactggggagagaccattcacctgctctcagtgtgggaagggattcactcagatatcccacttacggagccaccagcgagttcacactggggagagaccattcacttgctctcaatgtgggaagggattcactcagttatccagcctgcagacacatcagcgagttcacactggggagaggtcgttcacctgctctcaatgtgggaagggattttgtgtttcatcacacttgctgagacaccaacaagttcacaagtga